A genome region from Eurosta solidaginis isolate ZX-2024a chromosome 2, ASM4086904v1, whole genome shotgun sequence includes the following:
- the LOC137241668 gene encoding LOW QUALITY PROTEIN: putative nuclease HARBI1 (The sequence of the model RefSeq protein was modified relative to this genomic sequence to represent the inferred CDS: substituted 2 bases at 2 genomic stop codons) → MSRLNKDAFKYVLDIFDAEVPRNTLTSLTAINRVMAALRFFAEGRYQHGVGTDYNGAMGXXTVSKSLSYFLDVMERRLCPEWIKFQNSEEEKLEAKQEFYTKAAFPGVVMCVDGTHIQITKPHQEDFLYYNRKGFYSINAMVVCDHRMRIRSIDARYPGSNHDSHIWRLSKLNNYMERRYKEGERNTWLLGDAGYPLQPWLITPYRSVHEGSSRSNFNTRHSKTRNIVERTIGVLKNCFRCLLGARQLHYSPLKVSKIINVACALHNIYIHYKVEDLTNVDFQTESPQEEEEEENSSDNDYTAVANRIRNNILTSF, encoded by the exons ATGAGCAG gttGAATAAAGACGCATTTAAGTATGTCTTGGATATATTTGATGCGGAAGTTCCGAGAAATACTTTGACTTCCTTAACAGCAATTAACCGCGTAATGGCTGCTTTGAGGTTTTTTGCTGAAGGCAGGTACCAGCATGGTGTTGGTACAGATTACAATGGGGCGATGGGTTAGTAAACCGTTTCCAAGTCACTATCCTATTTTCTGGATGTAATGGAGCGACGGCTTTGTCCAGAGtggataaaatttcaaaacagtgAGGAGGAAAAACTGGAAGCGAAGCAAGAGTTTTATACTAAGGCTGCCTTTCCAGGTGTAGTAATGTGCGTAGATGGAACACATATTCAAATAACGAAGCCACATCAAGAAGATTTCCTTTACTATAACAGAAAAGGATTTTATAGCATCAATGCTATGGTG GTTTGCGATCATAGGATGCGAATAAGAAGCATTGATGCTAGATATCCTGGTAGCAATCACGACTCCCATATATGGAGATTAAGTAAGCTGAATAATTATATGGAACGTAGATATAAAGAAGGTGAAAGAAACACCTGGCTATTAG GGGATGCTGGGTATCCGTTGCAGCCGTGGCTAATTACTCCGTATAGGTCAGTTCACGAGGGTAGTTCGCGAAGCAATTTTAATACGCGACACTCGAAAACTAGGAATATTGTGGAGCGCACTATTGGAGTGTTGAAAAACTGTTTCCGATGCTTATTGGGTGCGCGACAATTACATTACTCACCACTTAAAGTTAGTAAAATTATAAATGTTGCTTGCGCTCtgcacaatatatatatacactacAAAGTGGAAGAtttaacaaatgttgactttcaAACAGAAAGCCCTCAGGAGGAGGAGGAAGAAGAAAATAGCAGTGATAATGATTATACTGCTGTAGCCAATCGCATTCGCAACAACATACTCACTTCGTTTTAA